A stretch of the Leopardus geoffroyi isolate Oge1 chromosome B2, O.geoffroyi_Oge1_pat1.0, whole genome shotgun sequence genome encodes the following:
- the LOC123608200 gene encoding butyrophilin subfamily 1 member A1-like isoform X1, whose translation MVGFLDFSLLRDFFSLLLLQVSMWGSDSFLVISPSEPIVAMLGMDTVLPCHVSPAMSAENMELRWFRSEFSEAVYVYQDGMEQVGEQLVDFKGRAELVKDYITEGRVSVRIYSLRISDSGIYKCFFKKGSEFQEATLELKVIGLGSGPHVFMVGPEGTGIRLTCTGKRWFPQPKVQWKDAMGEKIPSLSEVETQDDDGLFQIEASLIVRDSSKREVSCSMKNPFFGQEQVETISIPESFFPRTSPWMTAFAVTFIILGIFLGAVVFLAWKERQEKKRAQEAQTEKEKESKDKESLEKELGRRKQLYQQDWRKAKLYADWRKEQFEAVAVTLDPDTAHHNLILSENRKQVSLMGNAPQNCDASVRQGQGESETIFSVLGQNCFTTGRHYWEIEVNIGTEVGLEPRWAVGVCSDTAERDGWFVESPEKNFWVIAYNKGVLISCPESLSLRQHPQRIGVFLDLEDKDVSFYNMVDGSHIYSFTGITFYGTLRPYLSLQGAGTYVTICSASDDTENYPESSPKTHLKSHDMGVAQEANPLLPP comes from the exons ATGGTGGGTTTCCTGGACTTCTCTCTGCTAAGAGACTTCTTCTCTCTCCTACTTCTCCAGGTGTCCATGTGGGGCTCAg ATTCATTCTTGGTTATCAGCCCCTCAGAGCCAATTGTAGCCATGCTGGGCATGGACACAGTGCTGCCCTGTCACGTGTCCCCGGCCATGAGTGCAGAGAATATGGAGCTGCGGTGGTTCCGTTCTGAATTCTCAGAGGCTGTGTATGTATATCAGGATGGAATGGAGCAGGTGGGAGAACAGCTGGTAGATTTCAAAGGGAGAGCAGAGTTGGTGAAAGATTACATCACTGAGGGAAGAGTATCTGTGAGAATCTACAGTCTCCGGATCTCAGACAGTGGAATAtacaagtgtttttttaaaaaaggcagtgAATTTCAAGAAGCCACTTTGGAGCTGAAGGTGATCG GTCTGGGTTCTGGTCCTCATGTTTTCATGGTAGGTCCAGAAGGTACAGGAATAAGACTGACATGCACAGGCAAGAGGTGGTTTCCCCAGCCTAAGGTGCAATGGAAAGATGCAATGGGAGAGAAGATACCATCTCTTTCTGAGGTTGAGACCCAGGATGACGATGGGTTATTTCAAATAGAGGCATCCCTCATTGTAAGAGACAGTTCAAAGAGAGAAGTGTCCTGCTCCATGAAGAACCCCTTCTTTGGACAAGAGCAGGTGGAAACCATTTCTATCCCAG AATCCTTCTTCCCTAGGACCTCTCCTTGGATGACGGCATTTGCTGTGACTTTTATCATACTTGGGATATTCCTGGGTGCTGTTGTGTTTTTGGCCTGGAAAGAACGACAGGAgaagaagagagcacaggaagcccagacagaaaaagagaaagaaagtaaagacaaaG aatCACTTGAGAAAGAGCTTG GGAGAAGAAAGCAATTATATCAACAAG acTGGAGAAAAGCAAAGTTATATGCTG ACTGGAGAAAAGAACAGTTTGAAGCAG TTGCTGTTACTCTGGATCCAGACACAGCTCATCACAACCTCATCCTATCTGAGAATAGAAAACAAGTTTCTTTAATGGGAAATGCTCctcagaattgtgatgcttcagTACGCCAAGGACAAGGGGAATCTGAAACCATCTTCAGTGTTCTGGGCCAGAATTGCTTTACCACAGGGAGACATTACTGGGAGATAGAAGTCAATATAGGCACAGAAGTTGGACTTGAACCTAGATGGGCTGTGGGTGTTTGCTCAGATACAGCGGAGAGAGATGGGTGGTTTGTAGAAAGTCCAGAGAAGAATTTCTGGGTGATAGCATATAACAAAGGAGTTCTCATCTCCTGCCCAGAGTCTCTGTCACTGAGACAGCATCCTCAAAGGATAGGAGTTTTCCTGGACTTGGAGGATAAGGATGTGTCCTTTTACAACATGGTTGATGGATCCCACATCTATTCCTTTACTGGAATCACCTTCTATGGGACCCTCCGTCCTTATTTAAGCCTTCAGGGTGCTGGCACATATGTGACCATCTGCTCAGCTTCAGATGACACTGAAAATTACCCTGAGTCTTCTCCAAAGACTCATTTAAAGAGTCATGATATGGGTGTTGCCCAAGAAGCTAATCCTCTATTACCTCCATAA
- the LOC123608200 gene encoding butyrophilin subfamily 1 member A1-like isoform X2 yields the protein MVGFLDFSLLRDFFSLLLLQVSMWGSDSFLVISPSEPIVAMLGMDTVLPCHVSPAMSAENMELRWFRSEFSEAVYVYQDGMEQVGEQLVDFKGRAELVKDYITEGRVSVRIYSLRISDSGIYKCFFKKGSEFQEATLELKVIGLGSGPHVFMVGPEGTGIRLTCTGKRWFPQPKVQWKDAMGEKIPSLSEVETQDDDGLFQIEASLIVRDSSKREVSCSMKNPFFGQEQVETISIPESFFPRTSPWMTAFAVTFIILGIFLGAVVFLAWKERQEKKRAQEAQTEKEKESKDKGRRKQLYQQDWRKAKLYADWRKEQFEAVAVTLDPDTAHHNLILSENRKQVSLMGNAPQNCDASVRQGQGESETIFSVLGQNCFTTGRHYWEIEVNIGTEVGLEPRWAVGVCSDTAERDGWFVESPEKNFWVIAYNKGVLISCPESLSLRQHPQRIGVFLDLEDKDVSFYNMVDGSHIYSFTGITFYGTLRPYLSLQGAGTYVTICSASDDTENYPESSPKTHLKSHDMGVAQEANPLLPP from the exons ATGGTGGGTTTCCTGGACTTCTCTCTGCTAAGAGACTTCTTCTCTCTCCTACTTCTCCAGGTGTCCATGTGGGGCTCAg ATTCATTCTTGGTTATCAGCCCCTCAGAGCCAATTGTAGCCATGCTGGGCATGGACACAGTGCTGCCCTGTCACGTGTCCCCGGCCATGAGTGCAGAGAATATGGAGCTGCGGTGGTTCCGTTCTGAATTCTCAGAGGCTGTGTATGTATATCAGGATGGAATGGAGCAGGTGGGAGAACAGCTGGTAGATTTCAAAGGGAGAGCAGAGTTGGTGAAAGATTACATCACTGAGGGAAGAGTATCTGTGAGAATCTACAGTCTCCGGATCTCAGACAGTGGAATAtacaagtgtttttttaaaaaaggcagtgAATTTCAAGAAGCCACTTTGGAGCTGAAGGTGATCG GTCTGGGTTCTGGTCCTCATGTTTTCATGGTAGGTCCAGAAGGTACAGGAATAAGACTGACATGCACAGGCAAGAGGTGGTTTCCCCAGCCTAAGGTGCAATGGAAAGATGCAATGGGAGAGAAGATACCATCTCTTTCTGAGGTTGAGACCCAGGATGACGATGGGTTATTTCAAATAGAGGCATCCCTCATTGTAAGAGACAGTTCAAAGAGAGAAGTGTCCTGCTCCATGAAGAACCCCTTCTTTGGACAAGAGCAGGTGGAAACCATTTCTATCCCAG AATCCTTCTTCCCTAGGACCTCTCCTTGGATGACGGCATTTGCTGTGACTTTTATCATACTTGGGATATTCCTGGGTGCTGTTGTGTTTTTGGCCTGGAAAGAACGACAGGAgaagaagagagcacaggaagcccagacagaaaaagagaaagaaagtaaagacaaaG GGAGAAGAAAGCAATTATATCAACAAG acTGGAGAAAAGCAAAGTTATATGCTG ACTGGAGAAAAGAACAGTTTGAAGCAG TTGCTGTTACTCTGGATCCAGACACAGCTCATCACAACCTCATCCTATCTGAGAATAGAAAACAAGTTTCTTTAATGGGAAATGCTCctcagaattgtgatgcttcagTACGCCAAGGACAAGGGGAATCTGAAACCATCTTCAGTGTTCTGGGCCAGAATTGCTTTACCACAGGGAGACATTACTGGGAGATAGAAGTCAATATAGGCACAGAAGTTGGACTTGAACCTAGATGGGCTGTGGGTGTTTGCTCAGATACAGCGGAGAGAGATGGGTGGTTTGTAGAAAGTCCAGAGAAGAATTTCTGGGTGATAGCATATAACAAAGGAGTTCTCATCTCCTGCCCAGAGTCTCTGTCACTGAGACAGCATCCTCAAAGGATAGGAGTTTTCCTGGACTTGGAGGATAAGGATGTGTCCTTTTACAACATGGTTGATGGATCCCACATCTATTCCTTTACTGGAATCACCTTCTATGGGACCCTCCGTCCTTATTTAAGCCTTCAGGGTGCTGGCACATATGTGACCATCTGCTCAGCTTCAGATGACACTGAAAATTACCCTGAGTCTTCTCCAAAGACTCATTTAAAGAGTCATGATATGGGTGTTGCCCAAGAAGCTAATCCTCTATTACCTCCATAA
- the LOC123608200 gene encoding butyrophilin subfamily 1 member A1-like isoform X3, translated as MWGSDSFLVISPSEPIVAMLGMDTVLPCHVSPAMSAENMELRWFRSEFSEAVYVYQDGMEQVGEQLVDFKGRAELVKDYITEGRVSVRIYSLRISDSGIYKCFFKKGSEFQEATLELKVIGLGSGPHVFMVGPEGTGIRLTCTGKRWFPQPKVQWKDAMGEKIPSLSEVETQDDDGLFQIEASLIVRDSSKREVSCSMKNPFFGQEQVETISIPESFFPRTSPWMTAFAVTFIILGIFLGAVVFLAWKERQEKKRAQEAQTEKEKESKDKESLEKELGRRKQLYQQDWRKAKLYADWRKEQFEAVAVTLDPDTAHHNLILSENRKQVSLMGNAPQNCDASVRQGQGESETIFSVLGQNCFTTGRHYWEIEVNIGTEVGLEPRWAVGVCSDTAERDGWFVESPEKNFWVIAYNKGVLISCPESLSLRQHPQRIGVFLDLEDKDVSFYNMVDGSHIYSFTGITFYGTLRPYLSLQGAGTYVTICSASDDTENYPESSPKTHLKSHDMGVAQEANPLLPP; from the exons ATGTGGGGCTCAg ATTCATTCTTGGTTATCAGCCCCTCAGAGCCAATTGTAGCCATGCTGGGCATGGACACAGTGCTGCCCTGTCACGTGTCCCCGGCCATGAGTGCAGAGAATATGGAGCTGCGGTGGTTCCGTTCTGAATTCTCAGAGGCTGTGTATGTATATCAGGATGGAATGGAGCAGGTGGGAGAACAGCTGGTAGATTTCAAAGGGAGAGCAGAGTTGGTGAAAGATTACATCACTGAGGGAAGAGTATCTGTGAGAATCTACAGTCTCCGGATCTCAGACAGTGGAATAtacaagtgtttttttaaaaaaggcagtgAATTTCAAGAAGCCACTTTGGAGCTGAAGGTGATCG GTCTGGGTTCTGGTCCTCATGTTTTCATGGTAGGTCCAGAAGGTACAGGAATAAGACTGACATGCACAGGCAAGAGGTGGTTTCCCCAGCCTAAGGTGCAATGGAAAGATGCAATGGGAGAGAAGATACCATCTCTTTCTGAGGTTGAGACCCAGGATGACGATGGGTTATTTCAAATAGAGGCATCCCTCATTGTAAGAGACAGTTCAAAGAGAGAAGTGTCCTGCTCCATGAAGAACCCCTTCTTTGGACAAGAGCAGGTGGAAACCATTTCTATCCCAG AATCCTTCTTCCCTAGGACCTCTCCTTGGATGACGGCATTTGCTGTGACTTTTATCATACTTGGGATATTCCTGGGTGCTGTTGTGTTTTTGGCCTGGAAAGAACGACAGGAgaagaagagagcacaggaagcccagacagaaaaagagaaagaaagtaaagacaaaG aatCACTTGAGAAAGAGCTTG GGAGAAGAAAGCAATTATATCAACAAG acTGGAGAAAAGCAAAGTTATATGCTG ACTGGAGAAAAGAACAGTTTGAAGCAG TTGCTGTTACTCTGGATCCAGACACAGCTCATCACAACCTCATCCTATCTGAGAATAGAAAACAAGTTTCTTTAATGGGAAATGCTCctcagaattgtgatgcttcagTACGCCAAGGACAAGGGGAATCTGAAACCATCTTCAGTGTTCTGGGCCAGAATTGCTTTACCACAGGGAGACATTACTGGGAGATAGAAGTCAATATAGGCACAGAAGTTGGACTTGAACCTAGATGGGCTGTGGGTGTTTGCTCAGATACAGCGGAGAGAGATGGGTGGTTTGTAGAAAGTCCAGAGAAGAATTTCTGGGTGATAGCATATAACAAAGGAGTTCTCATCTCCTGCCCAGAGTCTCTGTCACTGAGACAGCATCCTCAAAGGATAGGAGTTTTCCTGGACTTGGAGGATAAGGATGTGTCCTTTTACAACATGGTTGATGGATCCCACATCTATTCCTTTACTGGAATCACCTTCTATGGGACCCTCCGTCCTTATTTAAGCCTTCAGGGTGCTGGCACATATGTGACCATCTGCTCAGCTTCAGATGACACTGAAAATTACCCTGAGTCTTCTCCAAAGACTCATTTAAAGAGTCATGATATGGGTGTTGCCCAAGAAGCTAATCCTCTATTACCTCCATAA